The sequence CCTGGAGGCCAGTTCCATGACCGTGGGGATTCCTACCGGACGGCTATTTTCTACCATAACGAAACACAAAAGACAGAAGCGGAACACTCAAAAAAACAACTAGAACAGAGCGGCAAATTTAGCAAGCCCATCGCTACGCTCATATTGCCTGCAAAGCCTTTTTATCCTGCGGAAGGCTATCACCAAGATTATTACAAAAAAAACCCGTTCCATTATCAAATGTATCGCCGCGGCTCAGGGCGTGAAGCGTTTATTCAAAAGCATTGGGGAGGAGAAACAACATGACCAAGCCACAAAAAGACGTGTTAAAAAAGAAATTAACGCCGATGCAATACTTCGTAACTCAAGAAAATGGCACGGAACCGCCTTTTCAAAATGAATATTATGAAACAGAAGAGGAAGGCATCTATGTAGACGTTGTTTCAGGTAAACCGCTTTTTTCTTCAAAGGATAAATATGACGCAGGCTGTGGTTGGCCAAGCTTCACCAAACCGATTGATGAAGCAGAAATCATCGAAAAAGAAGACAGGAGCCATTTTATGGTGCGTACAGAAGTACGGAGTAAAAACGCTGACTCCCATTTGGGGCATGTCTTTCCAGATGGCCCAGGGCCAAACGGACTTCGCTACTGCATCAACTCTGCTGCATTGCGGTTTATTCCTAAAACAAAACTCAAAGAAGCGGGCTACGGCGCCTACGAAGAGCTATTTGACTAAAGTCTGAAGCAGAGGAAAATTCCTCTGCTGTTTTCGTTAAGTTTTCCCGGCAATTCTGGTATGATAGATTTGGAGTTTGTAATTCATTTCGATCATAAAAAGGGTGATGAAAAATGGAAACGCGTACAGAAAGAGATACAATCGGCGAAATCGAAGTTCCAGCAGACCGTTTTTGGGGCGCACAAACACAGCGTAGCCTGGAAAACTTTAAAATTGGCACCGAAAAAATTCCTTTTGAAGTTGTTCTCGCCTTCGCCCACTTGAAGAAAGCTGCAGCGATTGTCAATGGGCGCTTAAAAGGACTCGATTCTCGCAAAGTTGAAGCGATTACATATGCAGCCGACAAAGTTATTGAGGGCGGACTCGAAGATCATTTCCCTTTAGTTGTCTGGCAAACAGGCAGCGGCACGCAGTCTAACATGAATATGAATGAAGTGCTGGCCTACTTAGCGAACCAATACTTGGATGAAAATGGACATCATGATGTTCGTGTCCACCCAAACGACGATGTCAACCACTCACAAAGTTCAAACGATACATTTCCAACAGCAATGCATGTCGCTACTGTCGTTTTTGCGGAAGAAAACCTCCTTCCAGCGATTCGCGCCTTCAAAGACACACTTGCTGAAAAAGAAGAGGCCTTTGCGGATGTTGTGAAAATTGGCCGTACACACTTGCAAGATGCGACCCCGCTCACATTTGGGCAAGAAATCAGCGGTTGGAAACATATGCTCCAAACATGCGAAACACTGATTAGCGAAGCACTTGAACATGTACGCTCTCTTACGATCGGCGGAACCGCTGTTGGCACTGGCTTAAACGCGCCAATCGGTTTTAGCAAAGAAGTTTCTGCTCAACTTACAAACCAAACAGGCGTAACGTTTAAAGCATCGGAAAACTTTTTCCATGGCTTGACAAGCCACGACGAGCTTGTTCATTTTCATGGCGCATTGAAAGCACTAGCTGCCGATGCATTTAAAATTGCAAACGACATTCGCTTACTTGCAAGCGGGCCGCGCTGTGGCATTGGTGAAGTGTTAATTCCAGCCAATGAACCAGGAAGCTCGATCATGCCTGGCAAAGTCAATCCGACACAAAGTGAAGCGTTAACGATGGTAGCCGCCCAAGTTATGGGGAACGATGCGGCAGTCGGCTTTGCCGCAAGCCAAGGCCATTTTCAGCTAAATGTATTTAAACCAGTCATTATTTACAACGTCCTTCAATCGATGCGCCTTCTGGCAGACGGGCTGAACAACTTCCGCAACAAATGTTTAGTTGGCTTAAAAGCAGATGAAGAAAAAATGACGCAATTGCTAAATGAATCCCTTATGCTTGTAACTGCTCTAAACCCGCACATCGGCTACGAAAATGCCGCAAAAATTGCGAAAAAAGCACATGCTGAAAACACAACACTTAAAGAAGCTGCTATTGAGTCAGGGTTGCTGACTGAAGAACAATTTGATGAATATGTAGTGCCAAAGGAAATGATTGCTCCAAAATAAACAAAAAAGCAGGCAGACATGCCTGCTTCAGACCGTAGACAAAACGCCTTTGAGAAAATGATTCTCAAAGGCGTTTTGTTGATGATAAAGAGATGGATGGATATTGGAGACTTTGGAGTTGGAGGGGTGTTCCTCCTCCAACTCCAGGTGGCTAATTTTTTCAAGTTCATCGCAGCGAAAACAAGCATCGCCTGCATTGCATTTTTTTCCAACCCTTTCAGGTTGGTCCAACGCAGACCATGCTTCTGTTTCAGATCGGCAAAGACACGCTCAATCGTTTCTTTTCGCTTGGCATAGATGTCTCGGTTCCGTTCCGTATGCCTCAGATGTTCTGCCTCATCCAGAGCATCTTGCCAAATATGGCGAAGAACGAGCTTTTGGTGGTTTTGGCTCTTTGTACATTGAGCGAGCAGCGGGCACGTCTCACAAATTCGAGGGTCGGAGACATATTCCCGGTACCCCTCTCGATTCGTCGTTCGGTAAGAAAGCACCTGGTTTTGTGGGCAGAGAAAACAATCGTAGTATTCATCATAGACAAACTCGTTTTTACGGATATAGCCTTTAGGGGTCATCGGGCGTTTATACGGCATAACAGGATGAACGCCTTCTTCTTGAAGTTTTTTGGCAATGGCAGGCGTTTTATAGCCCGCATCCACAGCGGCCACCTTCGGTCGGCACACCTTGTCTTTCAATTGGTCAAACAGTTCGTGGAATACTTGGCTGTCGTGGACATTCGCCGGTTTTACGATCGTTCCTAAAACAAATCCATTGGCATCACAAGCGGTATGGAAACTGTAGGCAAACATCTTTTCCCGCTCGCTTTTAGCGTAGTAGCCACTCTCAGGATCCGTGGTACTCTCCTTGACCTCCCTCGTAGGATCTTTTTTCGAGGGAGGCAGGGGCTTTTTTCCGTTTTTCACCCGTTCCCCATTGATTTCTTCTTCTAGTTGGTTTTGATAGGCACGCGTCTCGGTGCGTACGACCTTTTTACGATGCTTTCGTTTATTGGCGTTGGCTTTAATGGAAGTCGAGTCGATAAAAGCCACCTCTGGACTCACAAATCCTTTGTCCATAGCTTGTTTCAGAATCCGATAAAAGAGTTGTTCAAACACGTCACTGTCCCGGAAACGACGAACGTAGTTCTTCCCAAACGTAGAAAAGTGGGGAATCTTGTCCTCAAAGCCAAATCCTAAAAACCAACGGTAGGCCACATTGGTTTCGATTTCTTTAATCGTTTGGCGCATCGAACGAATCCCAAAGATGTATTGAATGAAAACCATTTTGATTAACACCACGGGATCGACACTCGGCCGGCCCCTGTCTTTTGAATAAAGGTCTTCGACAAGGTCATAAATGAAATCAAAGTCAATCGCCGCATCAAGCTTCCGAACGAGATGATCCTCTGGCACCAGCTTTTCAATCCAGACCATCTCCATCTGCATCCGTTTATCTTCCAGCTGTTTGGACAACATGTTTCCTCTCACCCCGTACCCTTTTTCTCTTTTTTATTGTACAAAAAAGCCTGTCGACTGTCTCGGGAAAACCGAGACTTTGTCGACAGGCTGAAGCAGGCAGACATGCCTGCTTTTTTTATGGAAGAGCGGACTCAAGGAGGCTGAATCAAACTGTGCTGGCTCTTCTTTAAACAAGAAAATACTTATTTCTTTTCTTGGCGAATCGCTTTAAAACGCGTTGCTTCAAAAAGTTCTTCCCGATCAACGCTAAATAATTTTGCAATTAGCTTCGCGATTTCAGCGCTGACTTGGCGCTTGCCCGATTCAATTTGCGACAAATATCCCGCTGAAATCCCTACCTCTTTTGCTACTTCCTCAAGGCTATAGCCTTTTTTGGTTCGCAAAATTCGAATGCTACTTTCACTCATCGTTCTTCCTCCTTGAGTTCTTCAATAAACACATCATTACCTATTTTACTACGCAATCAGCAATTCCTTCAATTCATTTCGCGTATTACTTCTTTATTTTACAGATTGCAAAGTATAATGGAACAAGCTTCAATGAAAGGAGAATGGACGGCATGTTTGCATCACGATTAAAAGAATGCCGCATTAAAAAGCAGTTGACAATGAAAGAACTGGGCCAAGCGTTAAATATGGCACAATCTACAATTTCAGGTTATGAGAATGGCACCAGAAAACCTGACTTAGACAATTTGGCCCGCCTTGCCGACTACTTTAATGTTAGCACTGATTATTTGATAGGCCGACTGGACTCAAACGATTCCTTTATACTCCATTCTGATCAGCTCACTAGCGATGAAAAATTGTTTCTAGCAGATTGCTTGCAGCTATACAGAAAACATTGTGCAACAAACAAGGTATAAATGAATTTACATGACTTCATCATACGTGTAACGAACTACATATT is a genomic window of Shouchella clausii containing:
- the msrA gene encoding peptide-methionine (S)-S-oxide reductase MsrA is translated as MAKLEKATFAGGCFWCMVKPFDSYDGIETVTSGYTGGHTINPTYKEVCSETTGHFEAVQIVYDAAVFPYSKLLEIFWQQIDPTDPGGQFHDRGDSYRTAIFYHNETQKTEAEHSKKQLEQSGKFSKPIATLILPAKPFYPAEGYHQDYYKKNPFHYQMYRRGSGREAFIQKHWGGETT
- the msrB gene encoding peptide-methionine (R)-S-oxide reductase MsrB, with product MTKPQKDVLKKKLTPMQYFVTQENGTEPPFQNEYYETEEEGIYVDVVSGKPLFSSKDKYDAGCGWPSFTKPIDEAEIIEKEDRSHFMVRTEVRSKNADSHLGHVFPDGPGPNGLRYCINSAALRFIPKTKLKEAGYGAYEELFD
- the fumC gene encoding class II fumarate hydratase, which translates into the protein METRTERDTIGEIEVPADRFWGAQTQRSLENFKIGTEKIPFEVVLAFAHLKKAAAIVNGRLKGLDSRKVEAITYAADKVIEGGLEDHFPLVVWQTGSGTQSNMNMNEVLAYLANQYLDENGHHDVRVHPNDDVNHSQSSNDTFPTAMHVATVVFAEENLLPAIRAFKDTLAEKEEAFADVVKIGRTHLQDATPLTFGQEISGWKHMLQTCETLISEALEHVRSLTIGGTAVGTGLNAPIGFSKEVSAQLTNQTGVTFKASENFFHGLTSHDELVHFHGALKALAADAFKIANDIRLLASGPRCGIGEVLIPANEPGSSIMPGKVNPTQSEALTMVAAQVMGNDAAVGFAASQGHFQLNVFKPVIIYNVLQSMRLLADGLNNFRNKCLVGLKADEEKMTQLLNESLMLVTALNPHIGYENAAKIAKKAHAENTTLKEAAIESGLLTEEQFDEYVVPKEMIAPK
- a CDS encoding helix-turn-helix domain-containing protein, whose protein sequence is MSESSIRILRTKKGYSLEEVAKEVGISAGYLSQIESGKRQVSAEIAKLIAKLFSVDREELFEATRFKAIRQEKK
- a CDS encoding helix-turn-helix domain-containing protein encodes the protein MFASRLKECRIKKQLTMKELGQALNMAQSTISGYENGTRKPDLDNLARLADYFNVSTDYLIGRLDSNDSFILHSDQLTSDEKLFLADCLQLYRKHCATNKV